A stretch of Henckelia pumila isolate YLH828 chromosome 4, ASM3356847v2, whole genome shotgun sequence DNA encodes these proteins:
- the LOC140860008 gene encoding F-box/FBD/LRR-repeat protein At3g26920-like: MSSMDHAYYKQSDTKGAQIIKLVPEDRLSNLPIDILHHILSFLDATDVTRTSALGKNWRNIWSSVPSLKFDFNVFQVQRPYLQLNYCECLSKFWVFFFWTFLMREAPQVTELRILCHYFDVEQFHLLLGLFATQNVKELQFEARFTVVDYPFSRALSESLSALRRYYDGSVKIQFSTAFGNLKSLRLVAVYFNDAKITAELFTNCGVLENLSLEYCRMQMLEVLNISASNLKKFTFLNMHRSIFNVHLFHGRLNMHTPNLENFYYNGPVLCWEFSNTSSVNHAMIEVSNETYDVLREPKLAATISALNCAKALSLPSVVPLYLARFRCGSRCHLPNTRSLRLGMLYTSRCMEGLINLLRLTPNLKILSMEFTLGFEDNWKSRDEDVACLSHHLKEVRITGSRYPAFQVELLKFLLQNAKVLENIQIDQEEQELDPKKLYALRTVNLASKSVALMITSISASGKRKCVSFNLGISEESSGPTKLSLV; encoded by the exons ATGTCATCTATGGATCATGCATATTACAAACAGTCTGACACTAAGGGTGCACAAATTATTAAACTAGTTCCTGAAGATAGGCTGAGCAATCTGCCTATAGATATTCTCCATCACATTCTCTCATTTCTTGATGCCACTGATGTTACTCGGACAAGTGCATTAGGAAAAAATTGGAGGAACATATGGAGTTCGGTCCCCTCCTTGAAATTTGATTTCAACGTGTTTCAAGTCCAGAGGCCATATCTGCAGTTGAATTATTGTGAGTGTTTATCAAAGTTCTGGGTATTCTTTTTCTGGACCTTCCTTATGAGAGAGGCACCTCAAGTCACTGAGCTTCGTATTTTGTGCCATTATTTTGATGTTGAACAATTTCATCTGTTGCTCGGTCTTTTTGCTACACAAAATGTCAAAGAACTTCAGTTTGAGGCTAGATTTACTGTAGTCGATTATCCGTTCAGCCGTGCACTTTCTGAATCTTTGTCAGCTCTGAGGCGATATTATGACGGTTCGGTCAAAATACAATTTTCAACAGCATTTGGAAATCTGAAAAGTTTACGTTTGGTTGCGGTTTATTTCAATGATGCTAAGATCACTGCAGAACTGTTTACCAATTGTGGTGTTCTGGAGAACTTATCTCTGGAATATTGTCGCATGCAGATGCTCGAAGTTCTCAATATCTCAGCCTCAAACCTTAAGAAGTTCACATTTTTGAATATGCACCGTAGCATATTCAACGTACATTTATTTCATGGCAGGCTAAACATGCACACTCCAAACCTTGAGAACTTCTATTATAATGGACCAGTATTATGTTGGGAGTTCTCTAATACGTCATCCGTGAACCATGCAATGATCGAGGTGTCCAATGAGACGTATGATGTACTGCGTGAACCTAAATTGGCTGCAACGATCTCTGCCCTTAATTGTGCAAAAGCTTTATCATTGCCATCAGTTGTTCCCCTG TATCTCGCTAGGTTTCGGTGTGGATCGAGGTGCCATTTACCCAATACAAGGTCCTTGAGGCTTGGTATGTTATACACTTCACGCTGTATGGAGGGGTTAATCAACTTACTCAGGCTGACACCCAATCTTAAAATACTTTCCATGGAATTCACGTTG GGCTTCGAGGATAACTGGAAGTCCAGAGATGAGGATGTGGCTTGTTTGTCGCATCATCTGAAAGAAGTTCGGATTACCGGCTCCCGGTATCCTGCATTCCAGGTGGAGCTTTTAAAGTTCTTACTTCAGAATGCAAAAGTGCTGGAGAACATTCAAATCGACCAGGAGGAACAAGAGTTGGATCCCAAGAAGCTTTATGCGTTGCGAACGGTTAATTTAGCCTCTAAATCAGTTGCCTTAATGATCACCTCTATTTCTGCTTCTGGAAAAAGAAAGTGCGTCAGTTTTAATTTAGGAATTTCTGAAGAGAGCTCGGGACCTACAAAACTAAGTTTAGTTTGA
- the LOC140860131 gene encoding uncharacterized protein isoform X2, with translation MEDRGSGGSFVAVRRISQGLDRGSACHSTSEVVAGSAAWLGKGLSCVCAQRRDSDARPSFDLTPAQERCLQRLQNRIDISYDSSIREHQEALRELWRAAFPKEELCGLISDQWKEMGWQGKDPSTDFRGGGFISLENLLYFARNFPRSFQDLLRKQEGDRAMWEYPFAVAGVNITFMLIQMLDLEAVKPQMLVGATFLKFLSENESAFDLLYCIAFKLMDHQWLAMHASYMDFNTVMKATRRQLETELLQEDVTRLEDLPSYALLSR, from the exons ATGGAAGATAGAGGAAGCGGAGGATCTTTTGTGGCAGTGAGGCGAATTTCGCAGGGTCTCGATCGCGGAAGTGCTTGCCATTCTACATCTG AGGTTGTGGCAGGATCAGCTGCATGGCTTGGCAAAGGCCTTTCATGCGTTTGTGCTCAGAGAAGAGACAGTGATGCTCGCCCATCATTTGACTTGACACCTGCACAG GAGAGATGCCTACAGAGGCTACAGAACCGGATAGATATTTCCTATGATAGTTCCATACGTGAACATCAG GAAGCTCTGCGGGAATTGTGGCGTGCTGCCTTTCCTAAGGAGGAACTTTGTGGCTTAATATCAGATCAATGGAAGGAAATGGGCTGGCAAGGAAAAGATCCATCTACTGATTTTCG GGGTGGTGGATTCATATCATTGGAAAATTTGCTGTACTTCGCGAGGAATTTTCCA AGATCCTTTCAGGATCTTCTTCGGAAGCAAGAAGGTGATAGGGCGATGTGGGAATACCCATTTGCTGTAGCTGGTGTCAACATCACGTTCATGCTTATCCAGATGCTTGATCTTGAAGCAG TGAAGCCCCAAATGCTTGTGGGAGCAACCTTTTTGAAGTTCCTTTCAG AGAACGAATCCGCGTTTGATCTTCTATATTGTATAGCATTCAAGCTAATGGACCATCAGTGGCTTGCTATGCATGCTTCCTACATGGATTTCAAC ACTGTGATGAAAGCCACACGACGGCAGCTGGAAACGGAGCTTTTGCAGGAAGATGTAACACGCCTCGAAGATTTACCTTCTTACGCCCTTCTCAGTCGATAG
- the LOC140860131 gene encoding uncharacterized protein isoform X1, whose amino-acid sequence MEDRGSGGSFVAVRRISQGLDRGSACHSTSAEVVAGSAAWLGKGLSCVCAQRRDSDARPSFDLTPAQERCLQRLQNRIDISYDSSIREHQEALRELWRAAFPKEELCGLISDQWKEMGWQGKDPSTDFRGGGFISLENLLYFARNFPRSFQDLLRKQEGDRAMWEYPFAVAGVNITFMLIQMLDLEAVKPQMLVGATFLKFLSENESAFDLLYCIAFKLMDHQWLAMHASYMDFNTVMKATRRQLETELLQEDVTRLEDLPSYALLSR is encoded by the exons ATGGAAGATAGAGGAAGCGGAGGATCTTTTGTGGCAGTGAGGCGAATTTCGCAGGGTCTCGATCGCGGAAGTGCTTGCCATTCTACATCTG CGGAGGTTGTGGCAGGATCAGCTGCATGGCTTGGCAAAGGCCTTTCATGCGTTTGTGCTCAGAGAAGAGACAGTGATGCTCGCCCATCATTTGACTTGACACCTGCACAG GAGAGATGCCTACAGAGGCTACAGAACCGGATAGATATTTCCTATGATAGTTCCATACGTGAACATCAG GAAGCTCTGCGGGAATTGTGGCGTGCTGCCTTTCCTAAGGAGGAACTTTGTGGCTTAATATCAGATCAATGGAAGGAAATGGGCTGGCAAGGAAAAGATCCATCTACTGATTTTCG GGGTGGTGGATTCATATCATTGGAAAATTTGCTGTACTTCGCGAGGAATTTTCCA AGATCCTTTCAGGATCTTCTTCGGAAGCAAGAAGGTGATAGGGCGATGTGGGAATACCCATTTGCTGTAGCTGGTGTCAACATCACGTTCATGCTTATCCAGATGCTTGATCTTGAAGCAG TGAAGCCCCAAATGCTTGTGGGAGCAACCTTTTTGAAGTTCCTTTCAG AGAACGAATCCGCGTTTGATCTTCTATATTGTATAGCATTCAAGCTAATGGACCATCAGTGGCTTGCTATGCATGCTTCCTACATGGATTTCAAC ACTGTGATGAAAGCCACACGACGGCAGCTGGAAACGGAGCTTTTGCAGGAAGATGTAACACGCCTCGAAGATTTACCTTCTTACGCCCTTCTCAGTCGATAG
- the LOC140860131 gene encoding uncharacterized protein isoform X3, protein MNCNISLVMPTCIEISAEVVAGSAAWLGKGLSCVCAQRRDSDARPSFDLTPAQERCLQRLQNRIDISYDSSIREHQEALRELWRAAFPKEELCGLISDQWKEMGWQGKDPSTDFRGGGFISLENLLYFARNFPRSFQDLLRKQEGDRAMWEYPFAVAGVNITFMLIQMLDLEAVKPQMLVGATFLKFLSENESAFDLLYCIAFKLMDHQWLAMHASYMDFNTVMKATRRQLETELLQEDVTRLEDLPSYALLSR, encoded by the exons ATGAATTGCAACATTTCGTTAGTTATGCCTACGTGCATTGAGATTTCGG CGGAGGTTGTGGCAGGATCAGCTGCATGGCTTGGCAAAGGCCTTTCATGCGTTTGTGCTCAGAGAAGAGACAGTGATGCTCGCCCATCATTTGACTTGACACCTGCACAG GAGAGATGCCTACAGAGGCTACAGAACCGGATAGATATTTCCTATGATAGTTCCATACGTGAACATCAG GAAGCTCTGCGGGAATTGTGGCGTGCTGCCTTTCCTAAGGAGGAACTTTGTGGCTTAATATCAGATCAATGGAAGGAAATGGGCTGGCAAGGAAAAGATCCATCTACTGATTTTCG GGGTGGTGGATTCATATCATTGGAAAATTTGCTGTACTTCGCGAGGAATTTTCCA AGATCCTTTCAGGATCTTCTTCGGAAGCAAGAAGGTGATAGGGCGATGTGGGAATACCCATTTGCTGTAGCTGGTGTCAACATCACGTTCATGCTTATCCAGATGCTTGATCTTGAAGCAG TGAAGCCCCAAATGCTTGTGGGAGCAACCTTTTTGAAGTTCCTTTCAG AGAACGAATCCGCGTTTGATCTTCTATATTGTATAGCATTCAAGCTAATGGACCATCAGTGGCTTGCTATGCATGCTTCCTACATGGATTTCAAC ACTGTGATGAAAGCCACACGACGGCAGCTGGAAACGGAGCTTTTGCAGGAAGATGTAACACGCCTCGAAGATTTACCTTCTTACGCCCTTCTCAGTCGATAG